DNA sequence from the Pedobacter schmidteae genome:
GTGTCCAAACATCATCCGCTGGCCCAACTTAAAAAGATCTCTTTGGCCAGCCTTGCCAAAATAGAACTTTGTTTGCCCAGTAAAGGTTTTAGCTCCCGTGACTTATTGGACGAGCTGTTCCATAAGGCAAATCTTTCACCTCTGATCAAAATTGAGCTCAATAATATTCATTCTTTGCTCTCTCTGGTAGATGACGGCAGCTGGGCGACTATCCTTAATGAGAAGGCCCTCATTACCTGGGAAAACCTGGTGGCCATTCCGATATCGGGAAAAGAATATTATAAGCAGGCTTATATTTTATGGCAAAAGGGGGGCTACAGGAAAAAATCTGCTACCCTCTTTGTGGATGAACTGATTAAAACTTTGCAGGGCTAGCTTTCGGGAACCCTGCCGAACTCATTCCTGTTTGTTTAAAATCGGGCAGTTGAACTGGCGAAACACCCCATTCATCTTTAAAATAACTTAGATTGTTGACGTTGATAGCCGATGAATTTCTGAGTTTCAACACCACATCGTTGTCCTTAGCCTGTACCATTTTTAACGAAGACAAATCTGCACCCAGTACATCATCAAAAAACAAAGCATACCTGCTGTCTCGTTTTTCATAATTAAAGGAGCTGTTTTTTAAGGTCAGGCCATTAACGTGCCTGGCCCAGATGCCATAGGAGGGTTGTACTTTGAGGTTGGCCACATTGTATTGGCCTACACCCAGTTCTGGAGCCAGATTGGTGGTGTCTGATGCCGGATTACCACCCTTAACCAATACATGTACATCATTAAATTCAATATTTTTGATGTAACCCGTATGTTGGCCGTTTGGCAGTTTAAAATCCAGACCGCCGGTTACCGTTTCCGTATCTGGGAGCTTATAGCCCGCAATAATCGGACTAGCTTTATCCTGTTTGCCATCATATGCTTTCCATCGGCCATTTTTTTCGCCATATGAACTTCCACCATACACTTCAAATATATCTATTCCGTTGAGTATGATGTTTTCTACTTTGCCAATATTGACATTCTGAGCCAATAATTCATCATGTTTTACCCCATTTTCGGTAAAGACATAGCGGCCAACGGTTGCCCCCAGAATTCTTGCCCTGTTGGAAATAGAAATAAAGAAAGGGGCCCTACTGCGGTACATTTTCGACCTGGAGTGGAGTTTCCCGGTATGCCCGCAATTTAAATGAATGTCGCTGATGTGTGCCCCGTCATTTGTTGAAATAGAGAACCCTGCCTTGTTTGCTCCCAGCACATAGATGTTATCTACACAGATGTCCTTAATGTCATCTGCCGTTTCCGATCCAATCTGGAAAAGATTACAATTGGTATCGCCAATAATATTTCTGACTTTGTAATTGCGCGCGGGGCGGGTAAACCCCAGTGAACAATCAGATCCTGGCTTTATAATGTCATCGGAGCTTACTTTCGAATAAATATTTGTGGCGGTAACATTATTACAGGCCATAAAATCGTAAATGTCGCGGGCATTGCCCTGATTCTCTTTGCCCAGATAGGTATTGTGTACATGAATGTTGTCGGTACCTGTGGCCAGTAACACAAAATGCCCGCCGCGATCAATTCTCAACATGTTGTCTATATCTGTTATGGTAGATCCGTCCTTTCCAATGTAATAAGGCTCGTCAGTTTTCGGGTCATACCACAGGTCTTCGGCGCGATAAACTCCGCCAATCTCCAGGTTGGTGCACAGTTTCAAGGTAAACATCTTGTCGGCACGGTTATCCGGTGCATTGCTCATCACCTTATCGCTGTTTACCAGGTTGCCATTGCCGGTAATCAGCCCATTGCCAATAATCTTTACATTGTCCAGCCTTTCTCCAAAAAACATGGTGTTCCTAAAATAATGATGACCAACATCCTGTTTGGTCATATAATTTTCCGGGTCAGCATAAGGGCCTGCATCGGTAGGAGAGAGCCCGGAGCGGTACTTTTTGTCGCTAAACCAGGTGGCCTCTGGTGCGTCGGCGCCCTTAATGGCTTTAATGACCGCTTTTTTATCTACAAAGAGGTAAACATTGCTTTTAAGATGTACAGTCCGAACCTGATATACCCCGGCACTAAACAACAAAGTACCTCCACCCATTTTATTTAAAGTTGCAATAGCCTCATTTATAGTTTCGGTATCATCCGTATTGCCGTCCCCTTTTACGTTGAAGCTTTTGATGTCCATTTTTCCTGAATAAAACTTCAGGACATTAGAGAAGCCCTTATTTGGTCCATCTTTAACGCTGAGCTTAAACAAGTACATTTTTTTCGGCAACAATGCCGATACCATGGCGGTAGCACTTTTAACATCAATCAATGCGGTGGCGGTCTTCCAGGTCTTGCCATTATCGGCCGACTGCATTAGGCCAACACTTTTGATGTTGCTGTTTGTGCCCCATTTAAGGTTTACTTTGGTGTACAGATCAGGAGTTTCCTGATACCGAAGGTCCTTATTTAATACTCTTTCCAGATCCGAAACGGTACTGGTCACGGTCAGCCCGGCACAAGCCGATCCTGTAGCAGCGCTGGTTAGTACTTCCGGTTGGGCCGTCGTGTAAGTTGCACTGAAAGCATAGTTGCCTACTTTGCTTAGAGCGACATTTTGAATGGTCAGTTTAAGGTCAGGCCCGTTTGCGGGCCTCAGATCAAGCTGACTGAAGGTAATTACAGAGCCGCCATTGCTGCCTTTTGATATCGATACCGTGCCCACTTTAGTATAGGGATAAGCCCCACCCACCCGTCCAATGGATTGGCTGGCCAGGTCTTTTAATTTGACATCTCCACGTCCTATCACATTTACTGTTGTATTTTGAAGGGTAACGTTAATGCCGGCAGGTAAAAACAGCTGAACACTGGTATTTGGACTGCGCTGGCCGGCACTAAAATACAGGGTCAAATCAGTCCCCGTGTTTGCCGTTATACTTTGCTGCTGTAGGTAAAGCTGTGCGGCAACAGCCATTGATTTTAATATAATCTGATAAGTTTTGGTGGTTTTTCCGTCCTCAGCAGTAACCATTAGCTGGTCTCCATTTGCTAATGCACCATCTGTTTTTAGTACTCCGTTTTTATCGCTTACCGTATATTTTTGGATGGAGCCGTCTTTTGAAACCAGCTGCCCGGCCAGCTGTTTAGCTCCAATGCCTGTCGAAACCAAACCTTTATCCTCCGGAGTATCTACAGTAAACAAATAAGTACTTCCGGTAACCATCACAAGGGTATTGTCGGTAATGGCAGCTACGTGGGTGGCCATTTTGCTGATGGCTATTTCAGTGCCTGATTTATTTTTATTCTCCTTTATAGCCAGAGCTGGCAGGGTGGTACCCATTATAAAAATAAAGAATAAAGCTATCAGATGTTTCATAATCAATTCATTTGTGGTTAAAAATCGTGATTTATGATTAAATATATATAGCCAGATATTCAACAATTCTGGCAGAAAACCTATATTTACTGTAAGCCCTTTGTATTATGAAGAAGATCCTTTCTATTGACGGTGGAGGAATAAGAGGCATTATTCCGGGAATGATTCTGGTCGCTCTTGAAGATAAGCTGAAACGGGAAAGTAAAAACCCTGACGCGGCAATAGTAGATTATTTCGATTTTTTTGCGGGAACCAGTACCGGTGGAATCCTGACCTGTCTGTTACTGTGTCCCTCTGAAGAAGACCATACCCGACCCCGGTTTTCGGCCAGGGCCGCACTGGATTTATACCTGGAGCATGGGCGTGAGATTTTTAAAATGAGTTTTTTTAAACGTGTCCGGGCCAAATTCGGACTTGCAGGCGAACGCTATAACAGTGCAATTTTTGAGGGTGTATTGAAAACCTATTTTGGCGATACCCGGCTTAGTGAGCTCATCAAGCCCTGTATCATCAGCGCCTATAATATCGAACTGCGGAAAACACATTTTTTCAGGCAGCAGAATGCCATTGCAAGGGGCGAGATCCGCGATTTTTACCTGAGGGATGTTTGCCGGGCCACCTCAGCAGCGCCCACCTATTTTAGTGTGGCCGAAATTCACTCTCTGGCCAATGTGCGTTATCCATTGCTGGATGGTGGGGTATTTGCCACCAACCCTGCATTGAGTGGCCTGATTGAGGTAACCAAGGCTTTCAATCAAACCCGCATCAACGATATTTTTTTAGCATCGCTGGGAACCGGGCGGTCCAGACGGTCGTATGATTATGACCATTTTAAAAAAAGCAGTGCCATGGCTATTGTACCTGCCATATTAGATATTATGATGAGTGGAGTGGCTGAAACCAGCGATTTCTTTTTGCAGCAGCTGTTCAATTCGGCCGGCAGAAGTGAAAACTATATCCGTATAGAACCGAATAGCCTGGAAAGCATCCAGGAAGGTTTGGGCGCTGCAAGCCCCTCCAACATCGAAAAACTGGTGGCTCTGGGCGACCGCACTATTAGTGAAAACGAAGCCCATTTAACAAAATTGGTCAGGTTGCTGATAGAAGAACAAAAACATTCGTCAAATAAAAAAACATGGGATTTTTTAAAGGCCGTTAGGTCGCTGGGCTCTTTGTAGTAAAAATTGTAGCATGCTTTTTGTTTTGAAGCTATTGCCATTTTTACGATAAACAAACTAGATGAGGCATGTAACCCAGAATTTCTTTTTAAAAGCCATCAAAGGGAAAATCATTATCGCTTTGCTTTTAGGGTGTTTTGCCCTATTTATGGCCTGGGGGGTAAGTAAAGTTGCCTTTAAAGAGATGCTGACTACAGTAGAAAACATCACCGCACCCAGCGAGAAACTGCGGGTGGTGAATGCCATCTCCCGAAAAATCGGCAATCTCGACCAGCGGCAGAAAAAGCAGGCATTTAACGATCCGGGAAACTACAACGAGCTGTTTAAAGAGTCGAGGCAACTGCGTTTGGTCCTGGATACCCTGGCGGGATTGTATACCGATGATTCGGTTCAGCTAAACCGGATTTTGACCATTAAAAAGCTGTTAAGGGAAAGGGATAAGCAGTTTATCAATTATCTTAAAGTAAGAGAGCGCCTGGTTAATAACCGATCATTTTCGGCGCAGGTAAAAAACCTGTCGGCTATAGTGGCCAGAGGCTCGGAGCAGGCCGACAGTACCATTGTTGCCACCGAACAAAAAACTTCTACCACTACCATTTATCCAACCGAAGAGCGGCCAAGAGGTTTTTTTAGCAAGATTTTTGGGAAAAAAAGAACCAATGAGGAAGATAACGGGGTTAAAATTGTAAACGAAGAGAAGGTAAAAAGGGATACCATTGCCCTATCGGCCGAAGCCCGGATGACCAAAAACCTGGAAGCATCGTTAAAGGTGATTGAAAAAGAGCAGCGGATAAAAAATGAAAGCTTCCTGAACCGCGAAGCTATTTTAACCGATGCAAATAACCTGCTGGTGAGCCAGATGCTGGATGTTTTAAGAAAGGTAGAAAGCGAGGTGGTGGCACAAATTGAACTCAATGGCATCCAGGCCAAAAATGTGGTGAACACGGGTATCAGTACCATCAGCATCATTATGCTGGTATTTTTCTTTTTAACCATACTGCTGCTCTATTTTATTTTAACAGATATTACGCGCAGCAATAAGTACCGGGCCCAACTGGAGCAGGCCAAAGATGAAGCCGAATATCATGGCATGGCCAAACAGCGGTTTCTATCCAATATGAGCCACGAGATCAGAACGCCCTTACAGTCTATCATTGGTTATTCTGAAATCATCCGAAAGCAGGCACATCCGCAACGTAAAGATGTGGAGGCCATATACCATTCGTCAGAGCATTTGCTACAGATTGTGAATGAAGTGCTGGACTATAACCGAATCATTTCGGGTAAGTTTACCTTCCAGGAAAAAGCATTCGATATGGTCGGGCAGTTGAACGAGGTGGTGTCGGTAATGCGCGCCCAGGCCGAAAATAAAATGCTCAGTTTGTGTACAGAATTTGATTTGGAGGGACTGGCCTATGTAGCAGGTGACCCTTTCCGGCTGAAGCAGATTTTATACAATTTATTGGGCAATGCTATAAAGTTCACCCCCAGAGGAGAAGTGGTGCTTGCTGTTTTTTACAAACGCCAGGGCGATTTGTTGCACTTTACTTTTATGGTGAAAGATACGGGTATTGGACTTACGGAAGCCGAAAGCAAACGTATATTTAACGAGTTTGAACAAGTCAGTCCGGTAGACAACGAGGAAGTGAACAAAGCGGGCGCCGGATTGGGCCTGCCTATTATCAAATCGTTGATTGAGCAGCAGGGCGGACGGGTATACGTGAAGAGTAAAAAAGGGGAGGGGAGTATTTTTACGGTTTATCTGACTTTTACCGCTGTTGCCAAGCCGCTGGCCGAAAATACGGCATTTACTCCTCAGCAATACACCGGAAAAATCTGGCTGGTTGACGACGATCAGTTGATCCTGGACCTGTGCGAAGTCATTTTTCAGTCGCGCGGAATTGAAGCCCGACTTTTTAACTCGCCGCTTCAACTGCTGGAGGCAGAATGGGACGATGGTGTTAAATATGTGCTGATGGATATGCGGATGCCTGAAATGGACGGTTTGAAACTTTGCAAACTGCTTCGGGCACGCCTGGGCGATAAAGTAAATATTTACGCCATTACGGCGCAGGTTTTGCCAGATGAACGCGAATTGCTATTAAATAATGGTTTCGATGGGATTCTGATGAAACCCTTTAAAGAGGAAGAACTTTTGGCCGTGTTTAAACCCGGGGCCGGCATACAGATGCCTGGTTTTGAAAACCAGGAAACCATTGAATTGGATCTGAGTAACCTGAAAAAAATGACCTTTTATGATGAGGAACAATTGCAACGTGTGCTGGTCAGGTTCAGCGAAGACAGCTTAAATGATAGCCGGGAAATACAGGAAGCGATGGACAATGATGACCAACCTACGCTCCGGTTGATTACCCACAGGATGGCAGGACGGATTGCACAGCTGGGCGCCGGAAAGCTGGCTGCTAGATTCCGAAGTATGGAAATGGAATTGGCTGCCGAAGGGCTTGGCCCCGACAAAAAGCAGACAATGCAAGGCTTATTGTCACAACTGCTGTTGCTTTTGGCTCAGCTAAAGCAACAGGTATAGCGGCTTACTCAATATCATAGCGTTCCATTTTACTGTACAACGTTTTTCGGTCAATATTTAGAAGTTTCGCAGCTTTCGATTTGTTGTATTTTACCTTCATCAGCGTCTCAATGATCATAGCCTTCTCATTCACCTCATTAATTGCCTTCAGGTCAGATGTATTTAATTTTGGTGCCTGATTAATGGAAATGATCATTTCTTCAGGAAGTGAAGCTACATCTGCAGTATCGTCTGGTGTAAGTAGTACCATTCTTTTGATCACATTTTTAAGCTCGCGCAGATTGCCCGGCCAATCGTATGTCAGCAAAAGTGTTTTGGCCTGGGCCGAAATATGCTGTACGTTTCTGCCTAGCTCGCGGTTGGATAGATTTACAAAATGATGGATAAACAATTCTATATCCTTACCTCTTTCTCTCAGGGCGGGTAATAATATTTTAAATTCATTCAAACGGTGATAAAGGTCCTCCCGGAACGAACCATTGGCTACGCTGGTTTTCAAATCATCATTTGTAGCCGCAATAATCCTTACGTCAACCGGAATGGTTTTGGTACTTCCCAAAGGTTGAATAATCCTTTCCTGAAGGGCCCGTAACATTTTTACCTGAACTTCGTAGCTTAAATTGCCTACTTCGTCCAAAAAAAGTGTGCCACCATTGGCTGCTTCAAATTGCCCTTTTTTCTCGGCCAGCGCACCTGTAAAAGCTCCTTTTGCATGGCCAAACAGCTCGCTGGCGGCAAGGTCTTTTGATAGCGCCCCACAATCTATGGCTACAAAAGGTTTGTTGTGGCGTTTACTTTGCATATGCAGGGTGCGGGCAGCATACTCTTTACCGGTACCGCTTTCGCCTTGTATAATAACCGACATGTCGGTGGGTGCTACCAATGCAATGTGTTCATAAAGTTTATCGGCAATAGAACTTTTTCCCTTTATAGCATCAGTATGTTCTACTGAATGGCCCGCTTTGCCGGTTTCTTTTTTATCGAGGGCATTGTTGATAAGCATCAACAATTCATCAGGGTTAACTGGTTTGGTGATATAATCAAATGCGCCCAATTGTATAGACTTTACAGCGGTGCGCACATCATTAAAGCTGGTCATGATGATAGCAGGTTGCATAGAACCTTTTTCGCGCACATGCGAAAGAATGTCTAATCCGGTTCCGTCGGGTAAACGATAATCAATCAGCAACAATTCAAAATTTTCATGGTCGGTTTTGCCAAGGGCTTTTTTCACATCATTTACAATATGGGGTTCATGGCCATATTTTGTTAGAAAGCCTTCAAGTACCTGCGAAAAAGTTGAGTCGTCTTCAATGATGAGTATTTTTGCCATAGGGATTTCGCTTGAGATATAGCAAAAATACAAAAGCCGGACGAAATCCGGCTTTTGAAAGGTGTTAAATTGTTATTATATTAGGGATATAGGGATTATTCGATAACTACGCCGTCTTTTCCTATCTTCAAAGAGGCAGTTTCTTCTTGTTTTTTAACATCTACCTGATAATATTCCGATTTGTCGGCTTTAGTTACCAGAAATGCTGCTGTTGGAATCCATTCTTTGTATTTGTCGGACGATAAGGTCGTTTTAACAGCATCAGGTAGATCTTTTACTTCAACCGGTTTTTTGGTCGTACTATCTTGTTGTATGCTTTTTACAACCGGAGTTTTAATGTCGCTTGCTTTTACTGTGGTTAATCCTGCGAAGGCCAGGAACGCTGCTGATAAAATGATCTTTTTCATAATTATAATTTTTTATTCTTTTGCTAAATGATTACGCTTTAGGTTAGTACATAATGGTGCCAAAGTGATATTTTTTGTTCAAAAGAGCCGTATCGGGCTTTTAAAGCCTTTGGCCTAAAAAAGACTGTAGAGAAAGTCTACAATATGTAGCGTAACTGTTCAATTTTTGGTTTAAAAGGTTCTGCTTATACCTTTTCCTCACATGGTTCACACATTCTACACATATCCTTCACAAAAAGGTACCCTTTTGTGGGTTTTGTGTGAAGGGGGTGTGAATAAGGTGTGAAGAATCGCAAACCTTGTGAAGAAATATATGCTGTGGAAAGAATCTTATGGATTTAGGGGATATTATCAAAATACATAAATCTTTTCTTAGCTTTGCTAGTATGCTGTCAAAGAAAACGAAATATGCAATAAAGGCACTGGTTGCTCTTGGCAAGAATAGAGAAAATCCTCCTATGCAAATAGTGAGGCTGGCAGAGCAGGAAATGATACCCCGGAAATTTCTGGAGCAGATTCTGCTGGATATGCGAAACGCAGGCTATTTATATAGTAAGAAGGGTGCAGGAGGTGGATATAGCCTGAATAAGGATCCGAATGATATTTATCTGGCCGATATACTGCGTATAACTGATGGCCCTATAGCTATGGTGCCCTGCGCCAGTTTGAAGTTTTACCGTAAATGTGACGAATGCCACGATGAAGTTACCTGCGGCATCAGGAAAACATTTATTGATGTAAGAGATGCCACTTTAAAGGTACTTGCACAGACTTCCATTGCTGATGTAATTGCCAGAGAAAGTGACGAAACGCTGATGAAGTAATTTATTTTTTACAAATGTAAGCCAGGCTATGCCTGGCTTTTTTGTTTCTGGTGATATTGACTTATATGGGGTTATACTGATGGTTTTTATTTTAATTAACTTTGAACAAAATTTGAAAACTATGAATATGAAGAACGTAAATTTTTTCGATCGCGGGAGATGGTGTGTGGCTTTGCTTGCGGTTATGCCTTTTGCATCCTTTGCACAGAAGCCTAATTGGCAGAACCTGGATTTGAAAGCAGATTCTACATTTGGTATCAGTACCGAAAAAGCCTATAATGAATTGTTAAAAGGAAAAAAGTCGAAAACTGTTATTGTTGCCGTTCTGGATGGTGGGGTTGATGTTGAACATGAAGATTTAAAACCCCTGGTTTGGTTAAATAAAAAAGAAAAGGCAGGCAATGGTAAAGATGACGATAAAAACGGTTACATCGATGATATTCATGGATGGAACTTTCTGGGATCGTCAAAAGGTTCTGTAAACTATGAAACTTTAGAGTTAACCCGTCTGGTAAGAAGAGACAATCAGAAATTTGCAAATGCCGATGCCACTTCGGTAAAAGCAAATGAATTAGCTGCTTTTGAAGCATATCAAAAAAATAAAGCAGAGCTTGATCAGGAACTTGCCGAAGCTAAAATGGGCTACGAGCGTTTTTCGGGAATTAAGAATGCCATTGATGCTGT
Encoded proteins:
- a CDS encoding Rrf2 family transcriptional regulator translates to MLSKKTKYAIKALVALGKNRENPPMQIVRLAEQEMIPRKFLEQILLDMRNAGYLYSKKGAGGGYSLNKDPNDIYLADILRITDGPIAMVPCASLKFYRKCDECHDEVTCGIRKTFIDVRDATLKVLAQTSIADVIARESDETLMK
- a CDS encoding sigma-54 dependent transcriptional regulator; its protein translation is MAKILIIEDDSTFSQVLEGFLTKYGHEPHIVNDVKKALGKTDHENFELLLIDYRLPDGTGLDILSHVREKGSMQPAIIMTSFNDVRTAVKSIQLGAFDYITKPVNPDELLMLINNALDKKETGKAGHSVEHTDAIKGKSSIADKLYEHIALVAPTDMSVIIQGESGTGKEYAARTLHMQSKRHNKPFVAIDCGALSKDLAASELFGHAKGAFTGALAEKKGQFEAANGGTLFLDEVGNLSYEVQVKMLRALQERIIQPLGSTKTIPVDVRIIAATNDDLKTSVANGSFREDLYHRLNEFKILLPALRERGKDIELFIHHFVNLSNRELGRNVQHISAQAKTLLLTYDWPGNLRELKNVIKRMVLLTPDDTADVASLPEEMIISINQAPKLNTSDLKAINEVNEKAMIIETLMKVKYNKSKAAKLLNIDRKTLYSKMERYDIE
- a CDS encoding ATP-binding protein — its product is MRHVTQNFFLKAIKGKIIIALLLGCFALFMAWGVSKVAFKEMLTTVENITAPSEKLRVVNAISRKIGNLDQRQKKQAFNDPGNYNELFKESRQLRLVLDTLAGLYTDDSVQLNRILTIKKLLRERDKQFINYLKVRERLVNNRSFSAQVKNLSAIVARGSEQADSTIVATEQKTSTTTIYPTEERPRGFFSKIFGKKRTNEEDNGVKIVNEEKVKRDTIALSAEARMTKNLEASLKVIEKEQRIKNESFLNREAILTDANNLLVSQMLDVLRKVESEVVAQIELNGIQAKNVVNTGISTISIIMLVFFFLTILLLYFILTDITRSNKYRAQLEQAKDEAEYHGMAKQRFLSNMSHEIRTPLQSIIGYSEIIRKQAHPQRKDVEAIYHSSEHLLQIVNEVLDYNRIISGKFTFQEKAFDMVGQLNEVVSVMRAQAENKMLSLCTEFDLEGLAYVAGDPFRLKQILYNLLGNAIKFTPRGEVVLAVFYKRQGDLLHFTFMVKDTGIGLTEAESKRIFNEFEQVSPVDNEEVNKAGAGLGLPIIKSLIEQQGGRVYVKSKKGEGSIFTVYLTFTAVAKPLAENTAFTPQQYTGKIWLVDDDQLILDLCEVIFQSRGIEARLFNSPLQLLEAEWDDGVKYVLMDMRMPEMDGLKLCKLLRARLGDKVNIYAITAQVLPDERELLLNNGFDGILMKPFKEEELLAVFKPGAGIQMPGFENQETIELDLSNLKKMTFYDEEQLQRVLVRFSEDSLNDSREIQEAMDNDDQPTLRLITHRMAGRIAQLGAGKLAARFRSMEMELAAEGLGPDKKQTMQGLLSQLLLLLAQLKQQV
- a CDS encoding patatin-like phospholipase family protein, which codes for MKKILSIDGGGIRGIIPGMILVALEDKLKRESKNPDAAIVDYFDFFAGTSTGGILTCLLLCPSEEDHTRPRFSARAALDLYLEHGREIFKMSFFKRVRAKFGLAGERYNSAIFEGVLKTYFGDTRLSELIKPCIISAYNIELRKTHFFRQQNAIARGEIRDFYLRDVCRATSAAPTYFSVAEIHSLANVRYPLLDGGVFATNPALSGLIEVTKAFNQTRINDIFLASLGTGRSRRSYDYDHFKKSSAMAIVPAILDIMMSGVAETSDFFLQQLFNSAGRSENYIRIEPNSLESIQEGLGAASPSNIEKLVALGDRTISENEAHLTKLVRLLIEEQKHSSNKKTWDFLKAVRSLGSL
- a CDS encoding glycosyl hydrolase family 28-related protein, translated to MKHLIALFFIFIMGTTLPALAIKENKNKSGTEIAISKMATHVAAITDNTLVMVTGSTYLFTVDTPEDKGLVSTGIGAKQLAGQLVSKDGSIQKYTVSDKNGVLKTDGALANGDQLMVTAEDGKTTKTYQIILKSMAVAAQLYLQQQSITANTGTDLTLYFSAGQRSPNTSVQLFLPAGINVTLQNTTVNVIGRGDVKLKDLASQSIGRVGGAYPYTKVGTVSISKGSNGGSVITFSQLDLRPANGPDLKLTIQNVALSKVGNYAFSATYTTAQPEVLTSAATGSACAGLTVTSTVSDLERVLNKDLRYQETPDLYTKVNLKWGTNSNIKSVGLMQSADNGKTWKTATALIDVKSATAMVSALLPKKMYLFKLSVKDGPNKGFSNVLKFYSGKMDIKSFNVKGDGNTDDTETINEAIATLNKMGGGTLLFSAGVYQVRTVHLKSNVYLFVDKKAVIKAIKGADAPEATWFSDKKYRSGLSPTDAGPYADPENYMTKQDVGHHYFRNTMFFGERLDNVKIIGNGLITGNGNLVNSDKVMSNAPDNRADKMFTLKLCTNLEIGGVYRAEDLWYDPKTDEPYYIGKDGSTITDIDNMLRIDRGGHFVLLATGTDNIHVHNTYLGKENQGNARDIYDFMACNNVTATNIYSKVSSDDIIKPGSDCSLGFTRPARNYKVRNIIGDTNCNLFQIGSETADDIKDICVDNIYVLGANKAGFSISTNDGAHISDIHLNCGHTGKLHSRSKMYRSRAPFFISISNRARILGATVGRYVFTENGVKHDELLAQNVNIGKVENIILNGIDIFEVYGGSSYGEKNGRWKAYDGKQDKASPIIAGYKLPDTETVTGGLDFKLPNGQHTGYIKNIEFNDVHVLVKGGNPASDTTNLAPELGVGQYNVANLKVQPSYGIWARHVNGLTLKNSSFNYEKRDSRYALFFDDVLGADLSSLKMVQAKDNDVVLKLRNSSAINVNNLSYFKDEWGVSPVQLPDFKQTGMSSAGFPKASPAKF